The sequence below is a genomic window from Thalassomonas haliotis.
TAATACAGCGCGAGTGATTTCTCAATCACGATATTGCGATAATCCGGAGCCAATTGCTGTGACTCATGCCAGATTTCATTGATACCGCGTGGAAAATAATCAAAACGTTTGGCATTTAGCATGGCAAACAGGTTCTGATAGAGCGGGCTGGCGGTGATCTTAAGCCGGTTATCTTCGAGGATCTTTTTATCGGCCCAGTGGCTGCCGAAACCGCCGATAAAATCACTGGCCAGCTGGCTGAGGGTGGTAACGGCGGCAAAGTCTGCCTGTCTGTCCTTATGTACCAGTAATATCCGGTAGCCGAGAATGCCCTGTAATATCGGATATTTAATGGCGGTGAATTTTTGCTCCCTGATTTTATTGGTGGCAAAAAATGCAACATCTATCAGGCCATTTTCCAGCGATAGCTCACCACGGCCATGGCTCATGTTGGTGGTTTCCGCCTGCAAAGTCGCCGGCCCGAATTTACTTTGGCTTTTATCCAGCACCAGCTGCAATAATTCAATGCGGTAGTCATATCTGGCATCGGTTTGAA
It includes:
- a CDS encoding substrate-binding periplasmic protein; translation: MAEPAKAVRYFQTDARYDYRIELLQLVLDKSQSKFGPATLQAETTNMSHGRGELSLENGLIDVAFFATNKIREQKFTAIKYPILQGILGYRILLVHKDRQADFAAVTTLSQLASDFIGGFGSHWADKKILEDNRLKITASPLYQNLFAMLNAKRFDYFPRGINEIWHESQQLAPDYRNIVIEKSLALYYPYPVYFFVNKRNSRLAQRIQLGLTKSLQDGSLKQLFLKYHLQDIQRSQLHKRKILMLENHQLPAGTAKPDSQWWLKRIENVG